One part of the Humulus lupulus chromosome 9, drHumLupu1.1, whole genome shotgun sequence genome encodes these proteins:
- the LOC133800539 gene encoding dicarboxylate transporter 2.1, chloroplastic-like — MTWFKVASVPAIVSLLVSPLVLYIIYPPETKDTPEAPAMAAKKLESMGVVTKNQWIMVGTMLLAVSLWVFGETIGIPSVVAAMIGLSILLLTGVLDWSDCLNEKSAWDTLIGLPFSDAYWLTLSGFIIFLALIWVLQEMTTVRILHYVILFIGVMNSLFSVYDIYDDLISRRVNSSDAEKFAEICPCCNGVGWGVIWDQDVIMYHLV, encoded by the exons ATGACTTGGTTCAAGGTTGCCAGTGTACCTGCCATTGTTTCGCTTCTAGTTTCACCACTAGTTTTATACATAATTTATCCTCCAGAAACCAAGGACACTCCTGAAGCCCCTGCTATGGCTGCCAAGAAACTGGAAAGCATGGGTGTTGTTACGAAAAATCAATGGATTATGGTTGGTACAATGCTTCTTGCGGTATCCTTATGGGTCTTTGG AGAAACTATCGGCATACCAAGTGTTGTGGCTGCAATGATTGGTTTATCTATACTTCTTTTGACAGGAGTCCTTGATTGGAGTGACTGTTTAAATGAAAAATCAGCATGGGATACCTTGATTGGTTTACCATTTTCTGATGCTTACTGGTTGACTCTATCAGGATTCATCATTTTCCTTGCTTTAATTTGGGTTCTGCAAGAAATGACAACAGTCCGTATTCTCCATTACGTTATTCTCTTTATAG GTGTGATGAACAGCTTGTTTTCAGTATATG ATATCTATGATGATTTAATATCTCGAAGAGTCAACTCCAGCGATGCTGAGAAGTTTGCTGAAATTTGTCCTTGTTGCAATGGAGTTGGATGGGGAGTCATATG GGATCAGGATGTAATCATGTATCATCTTGTATAG